A single region of the Streptomyces vilmorinianum genome encodes:
- a CDS encoding SigE family RNA polymerase sigma factor, producing the protein MSHESASEDDGFAGFAVAAWPRLVRTAQLLTGDFHEAEDLVQTTLAKVYGRWRRVPRDEIDVYVRRALINNNLSRLRRKRVVHLLTPVLPDSVRHAYAGHAEAVEQRTALLEALADLTARQRAVMVLRYWEDLSEQEIASVLNCSIGTVKTHARRGLAALRAHPRLGTAPVPHPHAPTGVRP; encoded by the coding sequence ATGTCGCACGAGTCCGCCTCCGAGGACGACGGCTTCGCCGGGTTCGCCGTCGCCGCGTGGCCCCGTCTTGTGCGCACGGCCCAGCTCCTGACTGGCGACTTCCACGAGGCCGAGGACCTGGTGCAGACGACGCTCGCCAAGGTCTACGGCAGGTGGCGAAGGGTCCCCCGGGACGAGATCGACGTGTACGTGCGCCGCGCCCTGATCAACAACAACCTCAGCCGGCTGCGCCGTAAACGGGTCGTCCACCTGCTGACGCCGGTGCTGCCGGACTCGGTCCGGCACGCGTACGCGGGCCACGCCGAGGCCGTCGAACAGCGCACCGCGCTCCTGGAGGCCTTAGCGGATCTGACGGCACGTCAACGCGCCGTGATGGTGCTCCGTTACTGGGAGGACCTGAGCGAGCAGGAAATCGCGAGCGTGCTCAACTGCTCGATCGGCACGGTCAAGACCCATGCCCGGCGCGGACTGGCGGCCCTGCGTGCGCACCCCCGACTCGGCACGGCACCCGTCCCGCACCCCCACGCCCCCACCGGAGTACGCCCATGA
- the rpsN gene encoding 30S ribosomal protein S14, with the protein MAKKSKIARNERRKAVVERYAGRRAELKEIIRRPSTPEAEREAALRELQRQPRDASATRVRNRDAVDGRPRGHLRKFGISRVRLREQAHAGFLPGVRKASW; encoded by the coding sequence ATGGCGAAGAAGAGCAAGATCGCGCGCAACGAGCGGCGCAAGGCCGTCGTGGAGCGGTACGCCGGGCGGCGGGCCGAGCTGAAGGAGATCATCCGCCGCCCGTCGACCCCGGAGGCCGAACGCGAGGCGGCGCTGCGGGAGTTGCAGCGCCAGCCGCGCGACGCGAGCGCGACGCGGGTCCGCAACCGGGACGCCGTGGACGGCAGGCCGCGCGGGCACCTGAGGAAGTTCGGCATCTCGCGGGTACGGCTGCGGGAGCAGGCGCACGCGGGGTTCCTGCCGGGGGTGCGCAAGGCGTCCTGGTGA
- the rpmB gene encoding 50S ribosomal protein L28 has product MSAHCQLTGAQPGFGNRISHSHRRTSRRFDPNIQKKRYWLPSEGRYVRLTLSARAIKTVDTIGIEAAVARIRARGVTV; this is encoded by the coding sequence TTGTCCGCCCACTGCCAGCTGACCGGCGCACAGCCCGGCTTCGGCAACCGCATCTCGCACTCCCACCGCCGTACGTCACGGCGCTTCGACCCGAACATCCAGAAGAAGCGGTACTGGCTGCCCAGCGAGGGCCGGTACGTCCGGCTGACGCTGAGCGCCCGCGCCATCAAGACCGTCGACACGATCGGGATCGAGGCCGCGGTGGCCCGGATCCGCGCGCGGGGGGTCACGGTCTGA
- the rpmG gene encoding 50S ribosomal protein L33, whose protein sequence is MARNELRPIIKLRSTAGTGYTYVTRKNRRNDPDRLTLRKYDPVAGRHVDFREER, encoded by the coding sequence ATGGCCCGCAACGAACTCCGCCCGATCATCAAGCTCCGGTCCACCGCCGGCACCGGCTACACCTACGTCACCCGCAAGAACCGCCGGAACGACCCCGACCGCCTCACCCTGCGCAAGTACGACCCGGTCGCCGGCCGTCACGTCGACTTCCGAGAGGAGCGCTGA
- a CDS encoding type B 50S ribosomal protein L31, with product MRHGIHPPYGPIVFRDKAGDFAFLTRSTLTSDKTVVWEDGNTYPVVDVEISSASHPFYTGTARVLDTAGRVERFERRYGRREAR from the coding sequence ATGCGGCACGGCATCCACCCCCCGTACGGCCCGATCGTCTTCCGCGACAAGGCCGGCGACTTCGCCTTCCTCACCCGCTCCACGCTGACCAGCGACAAGACCGTGGTCTGGGAGGACGGCAACACCTACCCCGTCGTCGACGTCGAGATCTCCTCGGCGAGCCACCCCTTCTACACCGGCACCGCGCGCGTCCTCGACACGGCCGGCCGTGTGGAGCGCTTCGAGCGGCGTTACGGACGGCGCGAGGCTCGCTGA
- a CDS encoding CobW family GTP-binding protein: MSAGLSVALVGGLHSDARRAAVDRLLATVPGSVALHHDLATAPETGTVARTVRDTTGLLSTDETPLVNDCACCALREDLVPELRRLADAGLTRLAVVELWDSVEPKAMAEVVAAAGLRLTAVITAVDPALVLPYLGNGDDLMDAGLAAAATDQRTVADTWARQLEYAPVLAVVDSPDADGTDRALLAQLHPTARQIPVETGTELAAAALAGFDVEAAAAAQHPACALLPQEADASGVATYVWHHHRPFHPERLYAALEDLTCAAARSRGRFWLADKPDTLLAWDAAGGALCVESAGPWLASLPDAAWEMVPPVRRAAAALDWHAEHGDRCQHLVFTSPGLDREGLAEVLDSCLLTDAEYAAGRDAWKRLPPAFDTLLEV, translated from the coding sequence ATGTCCGCAGGCCTCTCCGTCGCCCTCGTCGGCGGACTCCACTCCGACGCCCGCCGCGCCGCCGTGGACCGGCTCCTCGCCACCGTCCCCGGCAGCGTCGCGCTCCACCACGACCTCGCGACGGCCCCGGAGACCGGCACGGTCGCCCGTACCGTCCGCGACACCACCGGGCTGCTGTCCACCGACGAGACCCCGCTCGTCAACGACTGCGCCTGCTGCGCCCTGCGCGAGGACCTCGTCCCCGAGCTGCGACGGCTCGCCGACGCCGGACTCACGCGCCTCGCGGTCGTCGAGCTCTGGGACTCGGTCGAGCCCAAGGCGATGGCCGAGGTCGTCGCCGCGGCCGGTCTCCGGCTCACCGCCGTGATCACCGCCGTCGACCCGGCCCTGGTCCTGCCCTACCTCGGCAACGGCGACGACCTCATGGACGCCGGCCTCGCGGCCGCCGCCACCGACCAGCGGACCGTCGCCGACACCTGGGCGCGCCAGCTGGAGTACGCGCCCGTCCTGGCCGTCGTCGACAGCCCCGACGCCGACGGAACGGACCGCGCGCTCCTCGCCCAGCTCCACCCCACCGCCCGGCAGATCCCCGTGGAGACCGGTACGGAGCTGGCCGCGGCCGCGCTCGCCGGTTTCGACGTCGAGGCCGCCGCGGCCGCCCAGCACCCGGCCTGTGCGCTGCTCCCGCAGGAGGCGGACGCGAGCGGGGTGGCCACGTACGTCTGGCACCACCACCGCCCCTTCCACCCCGAGCGGCTCTACGCGGCGCTGGAGGACCTGACCTGCGCCGCGGCCCGCAGCCGGGGCCGGTTCTGGCTCGCCGACAAGCCCGACACCCTGCTCGCCTGGGACGCGGCGGGCGGCGCGCTCTGCGTCGAGAGCGCCGGCCCGTGGCTGGCCTCGCTGCCGGACGCCGCCTGGGAGATGGTCCCGCCCGTCCGCCGGGCCGCCGCCGCCCTGGACTGGCACGCCGAGCACGGCGACCGCTGCCAGCACCTGGTCTTCACCTCGCCCGGCCTGGACCGCGAGGGTCTGGCCGAGGTCCTGGACTCCTGCCTGCTCACCGACGCCGAGTACGCCGCCGGGCGCGACGCCTGGAAGCGGCTCCCGCCCGCCTTCGACACCCTCCTGGAGGTCTGA
- the rpsR gene encoding 30S ribosomal protein S18, producing the protein MPPKSPRKPAKPRPNPLDRDGITYIDYKDTDLLRKFISDRGKIRSRRVTRVSAQQQRQIARAVKNAREMALLPYSSVAR; encoded by the coding sequence GTGCCCCCCAAGTCCCCCCGCAAGCCCGCCAAGCCGCGCCCGAACCCGCTGGACCGCGACGGCATCACGTACATCGACTACAAGGACACCGACCTGCTGCGGAAGTTCATCTCCGACCGGGGGAAGATCCGAAGCCGTAGGGTGACGCGGGTGAGTGCGCAGCAGCAGCGGCAGATCGCCCGTGCCGTCAAGAACGCGCGGGAGATGGCACTCTTGCCCTACTCGTCGGTAGCGCGCTGA
- a CDS encoding DUF397 domain-containing protein, with translation MHHAHRAYNGMAATELRGVVWQKSRHSNSQGSCVEFAKLPGGDVAVRNSRHPDGPALVYTPAEIEALLLGVKDGEFDHLV, from the coding sequence ATGCATCATGCGCATCGTGCGTACAACGGCATGGCGGCCACGGAGCTTCGCGGTGTCGTGTGGCAGAAGAGCCGGCACAGCAACTCCCAGGGATCCTGCGTGGAGTTCGCCAAGCTGCCGGGCGGCGACGTCGCCGTCCGCAACTCGCGCCACCCGGACGGCCCCGCTCTGGTGTACACGCCCGCCGAGATAGAGGCACTGCTGCTGGGCGTCAAGGACGGGGAGTTCGACCACCTGGTGTGA
- a CDS encoding ATP-binding protein, translated as MGTNGSTMLEPLRQGLPPIDPTAVSTSASCALPPRYEAVRGARKFTQSTLAQWGLAERFDDVALVVSELVTNALRHALPSDAPQEEGQNPPVRLHLMRWTSRLVCAVRDPSHKSPETREGDEDGAAESGRGLFLVDSFSDSWGWHPLAGTLQGKVVWALFRIGPE; from the coding sequence ATGGGGACGAATGGATCGACCATGCTCGAGCCGTTACGGCAGGGGCTTCCGCCGATCGATCCCACCGCCGTCTCCACCTCCGCCTCCTGCGCCCTGCCACCCCGCTACGAAGCGGTGCGCGGCGCACGGAAGTTCACGCAGTCGACCCTCGCGCAGTGGGGTCTCGCGGAGCGCTTCGACGACGTCGCCCTGGTGGTCTCCGAGCTCGTCACGAACGCCCTGCGCCATGCGCTGCCGTCGGACGCGCCCCAGGAGGAAGGCCAGAATCCGCCGGTCCGCCTGCACCTGATGCGCTGGACGAGCCGTCTGGTGTGCGCGGTGCGCGACCCGAGCCACAAGAGCCCGGAGACGCGCGAGGGGGACGAGGACGGCGCGGCGGAGTCGGGGCGGGGACTGTTCCTCGTCGACTCCTTCAGCGACAGCTGGGGCTGGCACCCGCTGGCCGGGACGCTCCAGGGCAAGGTGGTGTGGGCGCTGTTCCGGATCGGACCGGAGTGA
- a CDS encoding helix-turn-helix domain-containing protein, producing the protein MRRILLGSQLRRLRESRGITREAAGYSIRASESKISRMELGRVSFKARDVEDLLTLYGVSDETERGSLLGLAREANVAGWWHSFGDVLPGWFQTYIGLEGAASLIRVYEVQFVHGLLQTEAYAHAVVTRGMPDASGAEIERRVALRLERQKVLVSERAPQFHAVLDEASLRRPYGDRAVMQGQLRHLIEISEHPNVTLQVMPFSYGGHAGESGAFTMLSFPESDLSDVVYLEQLTSALYLDKREEVAQYARVMERLREDSPDPAESRDLLRGLLQLS; encoded by the coding sequence GTGCGGCGCATCCTGCTGGGCTCGCAGCTGAGGCGGTTGCGCGAATCGCGCGGCATCACCCGTGAGGCGGCCGGCTATTCGATCCGCGCGTCCGAATCCAAGATCAGCCGTATGGAGTTGGGAAGGGTGAGCTTCAAGGCCAGGGACGTCGAGGACCTCCTCACGCTCTACGGCGTCAGCGACGAGACGGAGCGCGGCTCGCTCCTCGGACTCGCCCGCGAGGCCAACGTCGCCGGGTGGTGGCACAGCTTCGGCGACGTACTGCCCGGCTGGTTCCAGACGTACATCGGCCTGGAGGGCGCCGCCTCCCTCATCCGCGTCTACGAAGTCCAGTTCGTGCACGGCCTGTTGCAGACCGAGGCGTATGCACACGCCGTCGTCACCCGCGGCATGCCCGACGCCTCCGGCGCCGAGATCGAGCGCCGGGTCGCCCTGCGCCTGGAGCGCCAGAAGGTCCTCGTCTCCGAGCGCGCTCCGCAGTTCCACGCCGTCCTCGACGAGGCCTCGCTGCGCCGCCCCTACGGCGACCGAGCCGTGATGCAGGGCCAGTTGAGGCATCTCATCGAGATCTCCGAGCACCCGAACGTCACGCTCCAGGTCATGCCCTTCAGCTATGGCGGTCACGCCGGCGAGAGCGGCGCGTTCACCATGCTGAGCTTCCCGGAGTCCGATCTCTCCGACGTCGTCTACCTGGAGCAGCTCACCAGCGCCCTGTACCTCGACAAGCGCGAGGAGGTCGCCCAGTACGCGCGCGTGATGGAGCGGCTGCGCGAGGACAGTCCCGACCCGGCCGAGAGCCGTGACCTCCTTCGGGGACTCCTCCAACTCTCGTAG
- a CDS encoding aldehyde dehydrogenase family protein: protein MSYFTDLAHQYIDGEWKPGSGSWDIIDFNPYTGEKLASITIATVDEVDRAYRAAERAQAEWAETNPYTRRLVFERALRIIEEREQELGDMIVAELGGTRLKAGFELHLAKEFLREAIQLALRPEGKILPSPVDGKENRVYRLPVGVVGVISPFNFPFLLSLKSVAPALALGNAVVLKPHQNTPICGGTLVAKVLEDAGLPAGLLNVVVTDIAEIGDALLTHPVPKVISFTGSDKVGRHVATVCAQNFKHAVLELGGNSALIVLDDADVDYAVDAAVFSRFVHQGQVCMAANRILVDRTLEAEFTEKFVAKVRTLRVGDPADPATHIGPLINSQQAESVSSVVEQAVAGGATALLHGAVEGNVVSPSVLSGLAADAPVLSQEIFGPVALVIPFDGEEEAVRIANDTPYGLSGAVHTGDIERGVRVAKRIHTGMIHINDGTVHDEPIVPFGGEKHSGIGRLNGDAMIEAFTTQKWISVQHGRSRFPF from the coding sequence ATGTCCTACTTCACCGACCTGGCCCACCAGTACATAGACGGCGAGTGGAAGCCCGGCAGCGGGTCGTGGGACATCATCGACTTCAACCCGTACACCGGGGAGAAGCTCGCCTCGATCACCATCGCCACCGTGGACGAGGTCGACCGCGCCTACCGCGCCGCCGAGCGCGCGCAGGCCGAGTGGGCCGAGACCAACCCGTACACGCGCCGGCTCGTCTTCGAGCGCGCCCTGCGGATCATCGAGGAGCGCGAGCAGGAGCTCGGCGACATGATCGTCGCCGAGCTCGGCGGGACGCGCCTGAAGGCCGGCTTCGAGCTGCACCTCGCCAAGGAGTTCCTGCGCGAGGCGATCCAGCTGGCGCTGCGGCCCGAGGGCAAGATCCTGCCCTCCCCGGTCGACGGCAAGGAGAACCGCGTCTACCGCCTCCCGGTCGGTGTCGTCGGCGTCATCTCCCCCTTCAACTTCCCCTTCCTGCTGTCGCTCAAGTCGGTCGCGCCGGCGCTCGCGCTCGGCAACGCGGTCGTCCTCAAGCCGCACCAGAACACCCCGATCTGCGGCGGCACGCTCGTCGCCAAGGTCCTGGAGGACGCCGGTCTGCCCGCCGGCCTGCTGAACGTCGTCGTCACCGACATCGCCGAGATCGGCGACGCGCTCCTTACGCACCCCGTCCCGAAGGTCATCTCCTTCACCGGCTCCGACAAGGTCGGCCGCCATGTCGCCACGGTCTGCGCGCAGAACTTCAAGCACGCCGTCCTCGAACTCGGCGGCAACAGCGCGCTGATCGTCCTCGACGACGCCGACGTCGACTACGCCGTGGACGCGGCGGTCTTCAGCCGCTTCGTGCACCAGGGCCAGGTCTGCATGGCCGCCAACCGGATCCTGGTGGACCGCACTCTGGAGGCGGAGTTCACCGAGAAGTTCGTCGCGAAGGTGCGGACGCTGCGCGTCGGCGACCCCGCCGACCCCGCCACCCACATCGGTCCGCTCATCAACTCCCAGCAGGCGGAGTCGGTTTCCTCGGTCGTCGAGCAGGCGGTGGCGGGCGGCGCCACGGCCCTGCTGCACGGCGCGGTGGAGGGCAACGTCGTCTCCCCGTCGGTCCTGAGCGGCCTCGCGGCCGACGCGCCCGTGCTGAGCCAGGAGATCTTCGGCCCGGTGGCGCTGGTCATCCCCTTCGACGGCGAGGAGGAGGCGGTACGGATCGCCAACGACACGCCGTACGGGCTGAGCGGCGCCGTCCACACCGGCGACATCGAGCGGGGTGTACGGGTCGCCAAGCGCATCCACACCGGCATGATCCACATCAACGACGGCACCGTGCACGACGAGCCGATCGTGCCGTTCGGCGGCGAGAAGCACTCGGGCATCGGCCGGCTGAACGGCGACGCGATGATCGAGGCCTTCACCACCCAGAAGTGGATCTCGGTCCAGCACGGCCGGAGCCGATTCCCCTTCTAG
- a CDS encoding DinB family protein, producing MVALVPAEAQGDEYGAFLNFVEAQRAAIRRAALGLTEAQAASRPSASALSLSGLIKHVAEVELNWLRLAQQRPNEKQRSKETWDEAFRLLDGETVPRMLDFWDGVAKETEEFVRSLPSLDDTFPLPPAPWFPKDGRVSMRWMLLHLVQEMGRHAGHADIIRESLDGKDSFTLIAMEQQTEQQTEQ from the coding sequence ATGGTTGCTCTCGTTCCCGCGGAGGCCCAGGGCGACGAGTACGGAGCGTTCCTCAACTTCGTCGAGGCCCAGCGCGCCGCGATCCGCCGGGCAGCCCTCGGCCTGACCGAGGCGCAGGCGGCGAGCCGCCCCAGCGCCAGCGCGCTCAGCCTGTCCGGCCTGATCAAGCACGTCGCCGAGGTCGAGCTGAACTGGCTGCGCCTCGCCCAGCAGCGCCCGAACGAGAAGCAGCGCTCCAAGGAGACCTGGGACGAGGCCTTCCGGCTCCTGGACGGCGAGACCGTCCCACGGATGCTGGACTTCTGGGACGGCGTGGCCAAGGAGACCGAGGAGTTCGTACGGTCCCTGCCGAGCCTGGACGACACCTTCCCGCTGCCCCCGGCCCCCTGGTTCCCCAAGGACGGGCGGGTCTCGATGCGCTGGATGCTGCTCCACCTGGTCCAGGAGATGGGCCGGCACGCCGGGCACGCGGACATCATCCGGGAGTCCCTGGACGGCAAGGACTCCTTCACGCTGATCGCGATGGAGCAGCAGACGGAGCAGCAGACGGAGCAGTAG
- a CDS encoding PadR family transcriptional regulator encodes MSAIRLLVLGAVRQHGRAHGYQVRNDLEFWGAHEWSNAKPGSIYHALKQMAKQGLLHAYEIAPSTAGGPPRVEYEVTDKGTEEYFALLREALTTYDQKMDVLSAGIGFIVDLPRGEVVELLRKRVRALDAWRTSVTEYYTPEGGPEQLGHIGEIMHLWVHSADAGKEWTLGLIERIEGGAYTFAGEGGEPFKGVLADGQENPYAS; translated from the coding sequence ATGTCGGCGATCCGACTCCTCGTCCTGGGCGCGGTGCGGCAGCACGGCCGCGCCCACGGCTACCAGGTCCGCAACGACCTGGAGTTCTGGGGCGCCCACGAGTGGTCCAACGCCAAGCCCGGCTCGATCTACCACGCGCTCAAGCAGATGGCGAAGCAGGGCCTGCTGCACGCGTACGAGATCGCGCCGAGCACGGCGGGCGGTCCGCCGCGCGTCGAGTACGAGGTGACGGACAAGGGCACGGAGGAGTACTTCGCGCTGCTGCGCGAGGCGCTGACCACGTACGACCAGAAGATGGACGTGCTGTCCGCGGGCATCGGGTTCATCGTGGACCTCCCCCGGGGTGAGGTCGTGGAGCTGCTGCGGAAGCGGGTGCGGGCGCTCGACGCGTGGCGGACCTCGGTCACGGAGTACTACACCCCCGAGGGCGGGCCCGAGCAGCTCGGGCACATCGGCGAGATCATGCACCTCTGGGTCCACTCGGCGGACGCGGGCAAGGAGTGGACGCTCGGTCTGATCGAGCGGATCGAGGGCGGGGCGTACACCTTCGCGGGCGAGGGTGGGGAGCCCTTCAAGGGGGTCCTGGCGGACGGCCAGGAGAACCCGTACGCAAGCTAA